The DNA segment CTTGAAAGCGGCGAAAATTTGGTATTTGCAATCTCTAAAAAGTTAAAAAACAGTTCCGGCGTAAATTTGGCCGACGACTTTGAAGTCGTGCAAAAAGTCTCAAGCCCGGACGAAAATTTCGTCGATAGGCCAAAAGCTAAGACTATGTTTTTAAACGAGGTCGAGGGCGCTAGCCTAGATAACGGCAAACTAGCGGCTAGACTTTATCTTAAAGATTGGATAGATTCTGATAATATTAAAAAATTCATCAAGATCAAGGGCGTAAACAGCTTCGAGGTCAGCGACATAGAATACACCAGTCATAGAAGCGAAGACGGGGAGTATTACTACTATTACATCGATATCACCAGCAACGACTTCAAACCGCAAACTACCTACGAAATCACCTTCTACAAGGGCTTTGGCGACAGCTACTCGATGCTACGAGAAAACTCTATCTTTAACGTCGCATTCGGCGATCTAAAACCGTTTTTGGAGTTTACCGATAGCGGCACGTATATGTCGAGCCTGGGCGAGATCGGCGTAAAAAGCGTAAATACAAACACCGCTAAGGTCGTCGTCGAGAAGCTAAAAGAGCAAAATTTAAGGTATTTTTTAAATTTTACCGAGACTCCGCTGGATAACTACGTCGAAGAGGTCGCCAGCAAAAACTACGAGATCGGCGGCGCTCAAAATGAAACGCAAAAAAGCAAGATCAAGCTTGACTTTGCCGAGGGTGGCGACGGCATCTATCTGGTCACGATCTACTACGACAAAGATAAAAGCGTCAAAAAAGCGGTCTACCTAACCGATATCGGCCTAAGTATGAAGGTCTCTAAAGATGAGATATTTTTATTTGCCAACCGCTTAAGTAAAAACGAAGTGGTCGCAAACGCGGACGTCAAAATTTACTCCGTCAAAAACAATCTCATCGCAAGCGGCATCACAAACGACGAAGGCGTGTTTAAATTTAACAAAAAAGACATCGGCAAAGACGTCGCAAGCGCGGTTTTAACGCTGGGCAAGGAGCAAAGCTTCATCGCTCTATCGCAAAACAAACGCCTAAACGAGGAGTCGAATTTAGACGTCAAAGATAGAAGCGAAATTTATAACGCTTATTTGCATTTTGCCAGCAACATCATCCGCCCGCAGGAAAATATAAAAGGCGAGATCATCATCAAAAACGCGCTGTTTAAGAGCCTCTCAAATATGCCCGTTAAGCTAAAAATCAGAGATCCGCAAAACAAAGTGATTCTAAATAAAAGCGTAAATACGACCGAGCTTGGCGTGATAAATTTCGACGAGCCGGTAAATTCCGGACTAACGGGATCGTTTAAATTTGAAGTGATCTTTGCAAATAAAATCATCGATAGTTACAGCTTTTCGGTCGAGTCATTCACTCCGCAACGCATCAAAAACGAGGTCAAGCTGGATAAGCAAATTTACGCTCTAGACGATCTAATAGACGTAAAGTTGCAAAGCAACTATCTTTTCGGTGCGGCGGCAGCCAATCTTAACGGCGACGTGGCGTTAAATTTATATCAGCAAGACTATAAAAACGATAAATTTAAAGAGTATAAATTTAGCAACGGCGAATACGCCGCAAACGGCCTGGATCAGTTTATCAAGCCCGTAACCCTAGACGGCGAAGGCAAAGGCGAAACGGCGTTTAAGCTGCAAAGCAGAGCCAAAATCGCGAGCGTTTTAAAAGGCGCTGCGGTATTTACCATTAACGACGACGGCAAAAACGTGAGCGCGAGCAAGGACTTTAGCGTCTATCCTTTTGACGCGATGGTCGGCGTCAGAGCAAACGACACCTACATCGACGCAAACTCCAAGCTAACGCTAAATTTCGTCAGCATCGATCCGTTTAAGGGCGAAGAGCTAAAAGATAGACAAAAAGCCATCGAGATCAAAAAAGCCATCTGGGACTACAACTACGATAGAAACGGCTACCTAAAGTGGAACAAACGCTACGAGAAAGTCTTTAGCGATACTCTAAGCGGCAGCGAGTTCGTTTATGATTTCAAACAAAGCGGCGACTACGTAGTCGTGGTTTCCGATATCCTAAGCGGCCACTCGGCGAATTTAGATATCTACGTTAGCGGCTGGGACTACGGCGGCACTTTGCAACCTACAAAAGAGCTGGCCAAAGCTAAAATCAAGCTAAATCAAAAAGTCTATAAAAAAGGCGACTCGCTAAACGTAGACGTTAGCTCCGTGCTAAAAAGCGGTATCGGCATCGTCACGGTCGAGTCCGAAAACGTCAAAAAATATAAAGTCGTAAATATAGAAAATAACGTCGCAAACGCCAAATTTGACCTCGACTTCGACTTTGAGGGACTTTACGTCACGGCATCCATCATGCGCGTAGCCGACAGCGACGTCTTGCCGTTTAGAACCTACGACAAAGTCTATGCAAAAGCGGACAAATCATACCGAGCGACAAACGTTAGCATCGAAGCGCCCAAAGTCGTGAAGTCAAACTCCAAATTTAAAGCTAGCGTAAAAACCGAGCCAAATGCGGAGGTTACGCTATTTGCGGTCGATGAAGGCGTACTTCAAGTAACAAATCAAAAGCTAAAAAGCCCTCTTGACTTTTTTGACAAAATTTTAAACGACGGCGTGCTTGATTATGATATCTACGCAAATTTGAGCGGATTTAAAAAAGACGGCAAGGTGCTAAACTTCGGCGGTGACGCGGCGGCTGCTCTTATGGAGATGAGAATGGCTAAATTTGCCAGCCCGGTCGATAAGAAAAACGTAAAAACCTACATCAAAATGCAAACCGCAAAAGCGGGCGCGGATGGCGTAGCGAACTTTGACGTAGAGGTGCCTAGCGACTTTAACTCCGAGATAAATTTGGCCGCGCTTAGCGTCATCGGCGATAAACTGGGCTTTAGCGTAAATGCCGTCAAGGTAAAAGACGATATCATCCTAAAACCTACGCAAACGGCGTATTTGATACAGGGCGATAAGGTAAATTACACACTACGAGTGATAAACACGACTAAAGAGCCAAAAACCGTCGCCTTAAACATAGATACGAACTTAAACGCGCAGCTAGCCGTCGATAGTATCGAGCTAAAACCAGAAGAAAACGCGAAGTTAAATTTCACGATCGACGCTAACGCTACGGGCAAAGCCTATATAAATTTCACCGCAAACGACGGCAAAAACAGCTACTCCTACTCGCAAAAGCTTGACGTCATCCACGCCTATCCGCTTAGCACTTACGCTAAAAATTTCCAGGCTACCGAGCAAAAAACATTTAAGCTCGACGAGGAGTTTAAGCGCATCAGGATCGACGCTTCAAGCTCTATTAAAGGCGTATTAAGCGCAAATAGCGACAAGCTCGTAAATTACCCTTACGGATGCTCCGAGCAGCGCTCAAGCAAGCTTTTTGAGCTAAATTTCCTAGTGCTTGGCGGAGACGACTCTAAAGAGGCTAAGGCAAAAGAAGCCGACAGAAGAAGATTTGTCGAAGCGGGTATGCAAGACGTCGTCAAGATGCAAAAAACAGACGGCAGCATCGGCTATTGGAATCAGCTAGGCTACACAAACAACTTTGCCTCGATCTACGCTATCGATATGTTATTTACGCTTGAAAAATCAGGCTTTGCGCTCGATAGTTACGTAAAAAACAAAGCGATCGACTGGCTAAAGGCGTTTGGCAGCAACGATAACTTCCAATCCCTTTACGCAGCCTACGTCCTAAGCACGCAAAAGAAGCTCGATAGATCAAAGCTAAACGCTCTATACGATCAAAAAAGATACCAAGGCAGTGCGCTTGAAGGCTACTTGATGGCGGCGATCCTCAAAAACGAGGGACTAAATAAAGAGAGCGAAAAAGTGCTAAAAGAGCTAAATAAATCAGCCTATAACCGCGAAAACGAGCTAGCCGATAACTTCGGTTCAGAGATCAGAAACAAGGCCTTTATGCTACTTTTACACGCTAATCACTTTGAGAAAAACGCATTTAGCGACGAGCTAGCCGACTACCTGATCGCTCGCGTAGATAAGCTACATTCGACGCAGGAGCGCGCATTTACGCTAAGAGCGCTAAGAGCATATATCAAAGACGTCTCAAGCGAGAACAAATTTAAGCTCATCGCCGACGGACACGATCTAAATTTCGACGGTCGCGGAGCTATCAACATCGCTCCTAAAAAGCCCGAGATCACTATCGTGCCCCAAAACGGCGCAGCCGTGTATCTAGGCGTTAGCGCGTCAGGCTACAAAAAACTAGACGTAAATCACAAATTTGACAAAAAAGGGCTTGATATCTACAGAACCTTCGTCGGCAAAGACGGCAAGGAGATCGATATCAACGCGCTTAAGGTAAACGATATCATCTACTCAAAGCTTTCTCTTAGAACGAATGAGTTTATCAGAAACGGCGTGATAAACGAGACGATCAGTCCTTGCTTTGAGGTGATCAACGAAAACATCGTGCCAAACGCAAGAACCCAAGCTACGAAGAACTCTATAACGCTCGAGCATCAAAACATCGAGGACGACAGAGTTTTGAGCTTTTATAGTTTGGGCGCTAGCAAGGACGCGCACGTGCTCTACACGCCTCTTCGCGTCGTTATGAGCGGTAAGTGCATGCTACCTGCGGTCATCACCGAAAATATGTATGACGAGAGTATGAGCGACTACGATCTATCTCAGCACGAATTTATCGTCAAATAATCCTTTGCGAAGCGGTTTTTTAGCCGCTTCGCTTTCTTTGCCTAATCTTAAAAACAACCTATTTTAAACATATTATTAGCAAATTTGTAGTAAAATCCGACATTTTTTAAACGATTATTAAGGATAAAATATGGCGGAATTTTACGACGCAAAAGAAGTAGAAGATAAATTTTATAAAATTTGGGAAGAACGCGGATATTTCGAGATAGACGCAAACAAAAACATCTGCAAAGACGGCCGTAAATTTTGCATCATGATGCCGCCTCCAAACGTAACGGGCTCGCTTCATATCGGGCACGCGCTAACCTTCACTCTGCAAGACATAATAACGCGCTACAAAAGAATGGACGGCTATAAAACGCTGTGGCAACCGGGCCTTGATCACGCAGGTATCGCCACGCAAAACGTCGTTGAAAAGCAGCTCCTAGCTCAAGGCATCAAAAAAGAAGAGCTCGGACGCGAAAAATTCGTAGAAAAAGTCTGGGAATGGAAAGAAAAAAGCGGCGGTATGATCGTGCATCAGATGCGAAAACTAGGCATCTCTCCAGCATGGTCGCGCCAAAGATTTACGATGGATGAGGGGCTCAGGATAGCCGTCAAAAAAGCCTTCCTTAATCTCTACGAAAAAGGGCTCATCGTACGCGAAAACTACATGATAAACTGGTGTACGCACGACGGCGCGCTCAGCGACATCGAGGTTGAGCACAAGGAAAACAAAGGCAAACTTTATCATTTGAGATACTATCTCGCGGACGAAGCTTCAAATTTGAGCGAAAATTCCGCATCAAATTTAAGCAAACAAGCCGAAGTATCGTGCGATGAATTTGCGGGTTACAAGGCGAGCGCGAATGAGGCGAACGCGGCGCAAAATTTAGCAAACAAAAGCACAAATTCAAACAACAAAAATTTCGACGAAATTTTAACCGGAGACGACGAGGCAAAGTATCGCGATGAAGATTTGCAAGTTGCGCAGAATTTTGAGAGCGCAGATAGAACAAATAGTTCATCAAGCGAGCAAAATTCAAACTCTTGCAAAGATTCGAGCGAGACGAGCCGCAACAAAGCATATCAAAGCGAGAGTTTGCCGTATATCGTTGTTGCGACCACGCGCCCAGAGACCTACTTCGGCGACACTGCCGTCATGGTAAATCCAAACGACGAACGCTATAAAAATTTGATCGGCAAAAAAGTCGTCCTGCCGATAATCGGTCGCGAGATCGAGATCATCGCCGACGAACACGTCGATATGGAGTTTGGTACCGGCCTGGTTAAGGTTACTCCCGCGCACGACACCAACGACTACGAGGTCGGCAAAAGGCATGATCTAAAGTTTATCACCGTTTTTGACGAAAAAGGCATCCTAAACGAGCAGTGCGCGCAGTTTAAAGGGCTTGAGCGACTAGAGGCCAGAGACGTCATCGTAGCAGAGCTAGAAAAGCTCGGAAACGTCGAGAAGATCGAAGACTACGAAAATCAAGTCGGCTACTGCTACCGTTGCAAAAACGTCGTCGAGCCCTATATCTCAAAGCAGTGGTTCGTCAAAAAGCAGATCGCAGACGACGCGATCGCAAAGGTCGGCGAAGGCTTAGCTAAATTTTACCCGGCTCACTGGATAAACAGCTTTAACGCCTGGATGCGCGAGCTTCGCGACTGGTGTATCTCGCGCCAGCTATGGTGGGGACATCAGATCCCGGTATTTTACTGCGGCGAGTGCGGACACGAGTGGGCGGACGAAGGCGAACCGACGCAGTGTCCAAAATGCAAAAGCGCAAATTTCCATCAAGACCCGGACGTCCTTGATACCTGGTTTAGCTCGGGGCTTTGGCCGTTTAGCACGCTTGGCTGGGGCAACGGCGAGGAGCTAAAAAATGAGAAATGGTTTGACGGCGATTTGGCCGAATTTTACCCGAACAACCTGCTAATCACCGGCTTTGATATTTTGTTTTTCTGGGTGGCCAGGATGATGTTTCAGGGCGAAAACGCGCTAGGCAAGCTGCCGTTTGACGATATCTATCTGCATGCTCTGGTTAAAGACGAGCAAGGCAGAAAGATGAGCAAGAGCCTAGGTAACGTCATCGATCCGCTCGTTAGCATCGATGAGTACAGCGCCGATATCTTGCGCTTTACGCTTGCGCTACTTGCCGTGCAGGGACGCGATATAAAGCTAAGCGACGAAAAGATGAAGCTCGTGAGAAATTTTACGAACAAGCTTTACAACGCGAGCAAATACCTGCTGCTAAACGAGTCTAAATTTGCAAATTTAAGCGACGCCAAAATCGAAACAAAACTCGGTAAATACATATTAAGCCGCTTTAACGAGTGCGTGCGCGAAGCGCGAGAGAACATCGACGCCTACCGCTTTAACGACGCGGCAAACGCTATTTATAAATTTTTATGGGACGAGTTTTGCGACTGGGGCATCGAGCTTAGCAAAGCCGATAAAGGCAGCGTAAGGGAGCTTGGAGCGATATTTAAAGAGGCTATGAGACTGCTTAGCCCGTTTATGCCGTTTATCTCAGAATTCCTTTTCCACGAGCTTAGCGGCTCAAATTTAGAAAGCGCAAGCTCGATCATGATAGAGGCGTATCCGCAGGCTAACGAGCGCGACTTGCAGACAGAAAAGACCTTTGAGCTGGTGATCGAAGCCATCGTCGCGATCCGCCGCGCAAAGGCGACCATCGAGCAAGGCAATTCAAAAATCGCAAAAGCCTTCATCAAGCTAAACGGAAACGAAAATTTGACCAAGGCGACAAATTATATCGCGCTGCTGGCTAAATGCGAACAAATCGAGTTTTGCGACGCTAAAATCGAAAACGCAGCGCGCGACGTGAGCGAAAATTTAGAAGCATTCGTACCGCTTGAAGGCGTGGATATGAGCGCTGTTATCATGCGACTGCGGTCGCAAAAAACCAAA comes from the Campylobacter rectus genome and includes:
- a CDS encoding alpha-2-macroglobulin family protein — encoded protein: MRFKLIGLSLSCLLVSNLSAFTLDGSIKALEDGSISFGVKYAQSEQSLIGKVTHKKIIECEPGITGAFEYGSNHILFYPKKPLAKGVSYSCKKGESKVKFYSEDFMLSNMIEYSKDTFLAVFNDEVSEDEFATNFKIYDKQNLAKQNIKYKIVAKTPKSFQIKLLESGENLVFAISKKLKNSSGVNLADDFEVVQKVSSPDENFVDRPKAKTMFLNEVEGASLDNGKLAARLYLKDWIDSDNIKKFIKIKGVNSFEVSDIEYTSHRSEDGEYYYYYIDITSNDFKPQTTYEITFYKGFGDSYSMLRENSIFNVAFGDLKPFLEFTDSGTYMSSLGEIGVKSVNTNTAKVVVEKLKEQNLRYFLNFTETPLDNYVEEVASKNYEIGGAQNETQKSKIKLDFAEGGDGIYLVTIYYDKDKSVKKAVYLTDIGLSMKVSKDEIFLFANRLSKNEVVANADVKIYSVKNNLIASGITNDEGVFKFNKKDIGKDVASAVLTLGKEQSFIALSQNKRLNEESNLDVKDRSEIYNAYLHFASNIIRPQENIKGEIIIKNALFKSLSNMPVKLKIRDPQNKVILNKSVNTTELGVINFDEPVNSGLTGSFKFEVIFANKIIDSYSFSVESFTPQRIKNEVKLDKQIYALDDLIDVKLQSNYLFGAAAANLNGDVALNLYQQDYKNDKFKEYKFSNGEYAANGLDQFIKPVTLDGEGKGETAFKLQSRAKIASVLKGAAVFTINDDGKNVSASKDFSVYPFDAMVGVRANDTYIDANSKLTLNFVSIDPFKGEELKDRQKAIEIKKAIWDYNYDRNGYLKWNKRYEKVFSDTLSGSEFVYDFKQSGDYVVVVSDILSGHSANLDIYVSGWDYGGTLQPTKELAKAKIKLNQKVYKKGDSLNVDVSSVLKSGIGIVTVESENVKKYKVVNIENNVANAKFDLDFDFEGLYVTASIMRVADSDVLPFRTYDKVYAKADKSYRATNVSIEAPKVVKSNSKFKASVKTEPNAEVTLFAVDEGVLQVTNQKLKSPLDFFDKILNDGVLDYDIYANLSGFKKDGKVLNFGGDAAAALMEMRMAKFASPVDKKNVKTYIKMQTAKAGADGVANFDVEVPSDFNSEINLAALSVIGDKLGFSVNAVKVKDDIILKPTQTAYLIQGDKVNYTLRVINTTKEPKTVALNIDTNLNAQLAVDSIELKPEENAKLNFTIDANATGKAYINFTANDGKNSYSYSQKLDVIHAYPLSTYAKNFQATEQKTFKLDEEFKRIRIDASSSIKGVLSANSDKLVNYPYGCSEQRSSKLFELNFLVLGGDDSKEAKAKEADRRRFVEAGMQDVVKMQKTDGSIGYWNQLGYTNNFASIYAIDMLFTLEKSGFALDSYVKNKAIDWLKAFGSNDNFQSLYAAYVLSTQKKLDRSKLNALYDQKRYQGSALEGYLMAAILKNEGLNKESEKVLKELNKSAYNRENELADNFGSEIRNKAFMLLLHANHFEKNAFSDELADYLIARVDKLHSTQERAFTLRALRAYIKDVSSENKFKLIADGHDLNFDGRGAINIAPKKPEITIVPQNGAAVYLGVSASGYKKLDVNHKFDKKGLDIYRTFVGKDGKEIDINALKVNDIIYSKLSLRTNEFIRNGVINETISPCFEVINENIVPNARTQATKNSITLEHQNIEDDRVLSFYSLGASKDAHVLYTPLRVVMSGKCMLPAVITENMYDESMSDYDLSQHEFIVK
- a CDS encoding valine--tRNA ligase, which translates into the protein MAEFYDAKEVEDKFYKIWEERGYFEIDANKNICKDGRKFCIMMPPPNVTGSLHIGHALTFTLQDIITRYKRMDGYKTLWQPGLDHAGIATQNVVEKQLLAQGIKKEELGREKFVEKVWEWKEKSGGMIVHQMRKLGISPAWSRQRFTMDEGLRIAVKKAFLNLYEKGLIVRENYMINWCTHDGALSDIEVEHKENKGKLYHLRYYLADEASNLSENSASNLSKQAEVSCDEFAGYKASANEANAAQNLANKSTNSNNKNFDEILTGDDEAKYRDEDLQVAQNFESADRTNSSSSEQNSNSCKDSSETSRNKAYQSESLPYIVVATTRPETYFGDTAVMVNPNDERYKNLIGKKVVLPIIGREIEIIADEHVDMEFGTGLVKVTPAHDTNDYEVGKRHDLKFITVFDEKGILNEQCAQFKGLERLEARDVIVAELEKLGNVEKIEDYENQVGYCYRCKNVVEPYISKQWFVKKQIADDAIAKVGEGLAKFYPAHWINSFNAWMRELRDWCISRQLWWGHQIPVFYCGECGHEWADEGEPTQCPKCKSANFHQDPDVLDTWFSSGLWPFSTLGWGNGEELKNEKWFDGDLAEFYPNNLLITGFDILFFWVARMMFQGENALGKLPFDDIYLHALVKDEQGRKMSKSLGNVIDPLVSIDEYSADILRFTLALLAVQGRDIKLSDEKMKLVRNFTNKLYNASKYLLLNESKFANLSDAKIETKLGKYILSRFNECVREARENIDAYRFNDAANAIYKFLWDEFCDWGIELSKADKGSVRELGAIFKEAMRLLSPFMPFISEFLFHELSGSNLESASSIMIEAYPQANERDLQTEKTFELVIEAIVAIRRAKATIEQGNSKIAKAFIKLNGNENLTKATNYIALLAKCEQIEFCDAKIENAARDVSENLEAFVPLEGVDMSAVIMRLRSQKTKLEKEIAKLSGMLNNEKFVASAPQAVVEANREGLASAAQKLEKVDSELANLGAAD